CCATGAATGTTCTAGAGTTCCACTTATCAAAGTCTCTTTTAACTTCTTTTAAATAACCTCTTAATCTCGCCTCTTCTGATACTAGTGTTGCACTATGACTTCCATACTCTGCTATTGCTCTATTTAGATAAGAGGGTAGTATCATATCGTGTTTATCTACTAATTTAACCTGTCGTTTATACTCATCAATAAACTCGATCACGTAATTTACATAGACCTCTGCTGATGTTAGTTTTTGTACTATATCATTATCTTCACTCACTTCTTTTCTCCCTTAATATTAGTATACTAAAAAAGCTAAGATCTTTCAACCTTAGCCTTCTTAAGTTTATTGAGCCTTATTTTGATTAAGGTGTTGATCCGCTCTAGCAACACAAGAAGCCTACTATCTAAAGCACCCTTGATCTTTTAGAGACTTAACAACCTTGGTCTTTAAAGTTTCCATTTAAAGCTGGATACACTTAATATCTACTAAATATTTCTATTAGCAACTATTACTACTACATCATCTGCTGTAACAGCATAAGTAGCCCCATCAGCTATTGATATTTGTCCTGCTTCTGGAAATGTGATAACAGCATCGCCTGTAACATCTACTCCAGCTCTTAAAACTTGAACAACTCCTGCTAAGTCATAGCTAACTTGAAAGTCAATTATGATTTCTCCATCTGTAGCATCTTGAGCTACCGCTGTGTATTTTTTCCCGTAGGATACGCCATTTGAGCAACGTGTTAATACTGTCATAACTTTTATTCTCCTTGTACATTATTTGTACTATTTTTGTTTATATAAAATCTAGTATATTAAGGCTAGATTTACCTTCTTTTCAATTTCGCACTTAAGGTAGCGTATCACCTTGTTTTTCTATTTTCCAGAATACATTAAAATGTTTAGTATATCCTCATCTGAAACATTATCTTTAAAATCTCTTACTTTTCCACCCTCTCTCTCAATATTAGTATCAAGTATAGATCCATTCTTAGTAGTTACAGTAGCCTCTCCATTACCTTCAAAAGATATGTAGATATAAAGTAGATTACCTTGAGACATGTGGTCTACCATAGTAATATCATTCTTTAACATTCTTTTTACTAAAGAATTTTTATTCATAGTTCGAGTATCACCAAAAGGCTTTACTTTAGAGTCCCTATTGCTATCATCACCTTGGAAACCATAGTTTATTTCTTTTATTGATATGTTGGTACCTTTCTTAACTATTTCGCCTTCGATTAAAGTATCTTTTGTTAATTTCATATTACTCTACTCCCTCGTTATCATTAGAGTCTATAGCTGTCTCAGCATCTATAATTTCCTGCTTATCATCGGTTGTTCCATAAGCATTACTCCCATCCTGTGCATAAGAAGCTCCATAGCCGTTTGTTCCAGATAGATCACCATCTTTATCAGCATACTCTTTTCTCTTACCTTTAAAGTCTTTAGTATTACGATTGATTATAGATTGTGAATATGATTCTTCTTCCTCTAAATCATACTTATTGATAAGTTCATCTAAAGGCATATCACTCTCAAGATATTCTCTAATTTTTGTTTTATTCTTCATATTGCTATTCATACTGTTTTTATTAGTTGACTCTGTTATTCCTAGTCCTGTCATAACATCAAAAACTAAGTTATCAAATAACCGAGCTTCACCTACATTTCTTCCATTCTTTAGTAAAATCCATGTATTTCCTACATCCTTTATTTTATATCCACCTACATTTTTACCACTTCTTAATTCTTGTGATATGGAATTAAAATCATATGCCATCTCTTGAACTCTATTCATACTGTTTCCTTTCTTTACACTTTCTCTATGATTTTGATCTGTTATCGTTTGTAACACATCCTGATAGTTATCCATTAACTCTTTTGGGAATTGTGCTTCTAAAGCATTTTGAGGAACATCTCCAGAAAGTTTTCTAGTAATATCCATCGCTTCCATATAGAGCTTCTTAGCTTTCTTATCATCGTTAATTCCATACTGTCTAGCAATACTTCTATAATCAAATCCTACCATACTCATAATTTTATCTTCCTTCTACTCTATAATTTATCTATTAAATAAACTTCAATAAGTCTATTCTTTTTTAAGCCTTTTAACTCCTCAGTAGTAAAACCTTTTTTTAATAATGACTCTACTATATCAGATTTAAGTGTACTCTTTAACTCTTTTTCTGTTAAATTATCTTTATCCACTATCTCAACTTTTTTAGTTTTGGTAGTAGTCTCTTTTTCAATTTCTTTAGGCGTTTCTTTTAACACCCTTTTTTTAATTTCTTTTGGCTCTTCAGTTTTTAGTTTTCTTTTAGTAACTTTAACTGGTTTTTCACCCCCTATTTCTACAGTCTTTGATAAAGAGTTTCTAATAAAATCTTGTACTACTTTATCTTCTATAGTAGTAAAATCAGTTTTATTCAAGATAATACCTGTTTTTAACTTTTGAGTAGGCCAAGGAGCGTTGTCTCTTAATTTAGCTTTCATTATTTTTACTCTCCTCTTCTACTATTTCTTCATAAACACTAAACTCTTCTTTTGTAAGAATGTATTTATTAACTTTTAAAGGTAAACTATCTGTAGTTTTAAAACATATAGTATACTCTTCTCCTTCCTCTTCTAAATCAACATACTCAAAAAACCATAATTTATTATCTTGGTTATAGTATAATGATGTTTGCCCATCTAATACAAACTCTAATAAGTTTATATTTTCTACTGTTATATCGTTTAAATCTTCCCTCATACTATAATAGTACTTTTATAAGGGAAGTTATTTTATTTACATAGCAGTATATACAGCATCTCTAGTTTCTTTTCCTGATAACTTCTCTATAATTTCTAACATACTATTTGTTAGTTGGTATCTATAGGTAGCTACATCATTAGGTATATATCCTTCTAAGTCTTGTATATCTTTTATTTTCGTAAATAAATCATAATACTTAGTCATACCAAACTCTTCAGCAACTAATAGTCTAGCTTCTATGTGATTATTTCTATCAGTTAAGTCTTGTACTTCATATACTAAGTTTTCTATGTCAGCATTAGAATTAAAAGCCTCTTCTATTTTAGGATCTGTTTCCTTGGTATTAGTAGCTTCTTCTATCACTACCTTAGTACCTTTAGATATTGATTTTCCCTCTATCAGAGTATCTTTAGTTAAAGTTTTTTCTATCTGTTTTTTACTTCTCTTAGAACTTTCATACATATCATCATCATATCCTAAATCATAATCATTATAGATTCCAGTTATTAGATATTTGGCTACTTTGTCACTAAGATATTGAAATAGCTCTTTAAAAAGACTTTCAGCACCTATAGACATCTCTAGAGTTTCTATAGCATCAAATACATCTCTTCTGTCACTAATAGGCCCTAGTTCTATATCAAAGTCTTTAGCTACTTCTGGTAAATGCTCTTCAGCATCTTGAGTACTAATTCCTTTTTCCCATTCTCTAATAGCTGTATCATAACCTAGACTATCTTCAATAGCCTCTATTTTATCATCATATCTTGAACTAGCTTCTTTTACTCTTTGTTTTATCATTATATAAATCTCCTTTAAGTTCTATATCATTATACTATTATAGTATCAATTATGTAAATAGGTTATTTAATCTCTTTTAATTAAACCTTTTTTTAATAGGTGTTCTACTACTCTTAAGTCATGTTTACCAAAAAAAGGCATTCCATCCCCATATTTTTCTTTATTCCAAGCTATACCGAATAAGTTCCCTGATCTATAAGCGTTCCCTTGAGTTCTGAAATAAGCATCTCCATTTATTCCGAAGACCTGAGATATATAATCTCCTCTATCAATATATTTTGCTTTTTTCTTATGACTAGCTACAGCTTTTTTATATTCTTTAGTGCCTTTACCATATTTTTTAACAAGCTTTTCTCTTACACTTTTATGTAGTTGCTTTATCTGATTATAGTTTATTTTAGAATCATCATCTGGATATCTTCTTTGAGAGCCTATTCTCCATTTAAAAGGAGAATTCCAGTCGAGACTTGCGAACTGAAATGTACAGTCATACTGATGTTTTACTTTTCTTTGAGTCTTAGATCCCTTCCCCTTCAATTGTACATAAGGTGAATATTGAGGATATGAAAAAGATCTTATTTCAAACTTTTTAACAGGTGTTACATTTCGATCTTTAGTATATGTTTTTATCTCTCTAACTTGAACCGTTTTTAACACATCTCGGTCCCTATATTCAAATCTTGATCTATAGTTCTTATATGTATAGAGCCATATCTGTCTTAATGTATATTTTGCTTCATCTATATTACTAGCCATTTATCTTAATTTCTCATTACCACGGCCTTGGTCTTCCCTTGCCACTTCTTAATAGTTAAGTCTTTTAGCTCTTGACCATCTGAAACTAAGTCATCCACATTGAATTGTACTGGAAACTCAGGATTAATTCTCTTGAGATTATTAGCCCAGTATAAAAGTAATTCTCCTCTACATAAGTCTAAGAACTCTCTTTTAGAGGTGTATTTAACATAGTTTACGTTATCAGAATACTTAGCAAACGTAGTTTGTACTATTCCTGGATTTTGAGAATATAAAGTAACTGTTTTATTTATAGTGTCTACATTATTATAGAATACTTGATTTTGATTAGTATAGGCATCCATTCCAAACTGTTCAGAACCTCTTATAGAGCTGAATCCATAGTCCATTCTCGAACCTAGTCCGCCTCCTCCACCTTTACTAATATTTCTAAATTGCACTAAAGGATTAGATATGTTGCTACCATTATATACATTGGTTGTATCTTGAAGTTGAGCAAGCCTCACATCCTTAACATCATAGACAAATTGGTCTATAGTATCCTCTGGAAAGTCTATCACTATTCCTGTATTACCTGATGACATTTGTGTTTGAACAATTTCTTCTATAGGGAACCATCTAAAGTATTCTTGAAGACTAGGAAGAATTACTTGGGCATCTATGATAGCATCAGTCATAAGTCCAGTATCAGCTAATTCTATGTTTGGAAAACCAATTATTCCTAGTATAAACTCTCTATCTGTTTGTAATATATTAACTGCCATCGTATTTAAATCTCCTTAGTGTATAATATAATAGTACAATTTGGAGATTATACTTACTTTATGTACATTTTATATATTTCAAGGGCTTTCTTAAGAAACATATCACAAGGTCTTTTGTAGATTATATCTTCATCATATAGTATATGTGAGTCATCTATTCCATACTCTTTAAATAAATGTTTTTGAGGTGAATATTTTCCATAATATTTAACTTCAGCATTTAGTCTTACTTTTAGTGCTTCTTCTATAGGTGAGTAACTCCCTATATTTTTATTTACACCATCTATATTAATCTTAACTACATATTTATTGGATGCCTTTAAATAAGTTAAACCTATAAATCCTGTAGTATTATTCTTTTGAATAGTGTAGTTTATATTATTGAATCTTTGAGGAACACTTCTTAAGTTAGAAAGTCTGTTATTAACTTTATTTCTATCTATATGGTCTATAATTTCTCCATTTTCTGCTTTTAGTAAAAACGTATGAAGATAACCTGTTGCACCATGAGTTACACAATAACCTGTTTTTGTATTTATTCTCCAATGTTGCTTAATTACTTGCAGTAAACTCTCTTCATCTATAAAAAATTCACCTGTTATGCTACCATTGTTACTTTTAGTTAAAATAGAACAGTAACCTTCATATATTCTTATTTCGTTAGGGTGCCTTCTATTGTGCTTAGGAATTAACCCTTTATATAGCATATTTTCATAATGTTTATTGCAATAACTACTTTCCTTATATTTTATTATTTTTTTAATAGGTTTTCCACATATACAGCATACTTTAGGATTAGTAAACTTCTTACTTGTATCTGTTACAAACTTCCAGTTTTCTTGATAGTCATAAATCTCTTTTAGCCCACTATCAAGCCACCATTTAAAATCTTTTTTCTCTTTTTCTGATAAGTTTAATTCTTTTAGTTCTTTCATTGTTTATATTCCTTTTAAAAAAGCCTAACAATATACTAAGTGAACCAAACTTAATTAGAGGAATATATTCTCACTAAGTTTCTTAATATACTATTAGGCTTGATAATTCATTCTAACATATTACTAAGGTAGGTTCAATACCTCAGTACTACTATTTTACTTTTTATAAGTTTGATAGATGTATACGAGTTACCATATTACGGTTCATAATTTTATGATCCATCATCATCCCAAAACCTAAGGCATTCTTGAAGTTACTAAAAGTCAATTCATCACTTCTAATCTCACCTTTATACATTCCTACGGAAACTACCGCATCGGTTGATAAGGAGTCTTTACCTTTACCAATTAGGTAGATATCGTCAGTTGCTACTACAGCTGAAGGTGCTACATATACAGAGTATCCAGCTACATCACCATCTCTAAAGAAACCAATCTCTTCTTTATTTTGATTAACAGTATAACCTTTAAGCTTTCTTAAGTATGCTTTAGATTTAGCTCCTACAAGAAGATTAGTTCTAGCTGGGAATCTACCTAATGCATCATAAGTTTGAGTTCTAGAGTTTTCAAACTCACTAAATAACGCTTGAGCATTAGCATAGTCACTATCTGCACCTTGAGCTGAAAAGTCAGTATCAAAAGTGATAGCTGTTGCCCAACCTGCTTGTCTAGTTGCTTGTTTACAGAAGAACTCATCTTGAGACTTTCTGATTGTATCAGAAATTGAATCAAGTAAATCTTGTCTTACACTTCTACCAAGTTTAGACTCTGAAACTTCCTCAGCAAAAGTATGCCAAGATGCTTCCATTGAGTGCCACTTAGCTTTAAAGTCATAAGGAACAATATCAAGAGATAAAGTTGTAATCTCATCAAATAAAGTTTCTTGCTCTAAGTCAAAGTTGTATTGAGTTGTAAATACAAGACCTGTAGCTGGAGCTGTTCCGAAAGTATAATCGAATGCACCAGTTGTATAGTCAATAGTACCTGTGATTACAAGGTCAGTTGTTGCACTTAAATTACCATTTCCATCATCAATTGCTATGATTCCTGTTGGACCAAACACTTTAACAGAGTATGGTAATAGAGGAACTGTTGGTAATGTTCCAGTAAAGTTAGTTGTAATATTGTCACCTGTAATAGTGTCTTCTTCAAAAGAAGTAGGATATCTACCACCATCACCATAACTTTCATAGGTAGTATCACCTTCTGTTGCACCACGTTTAGTAGCTG
This DNA window, taken from Candidatus Woesearchaeota archaeon, encodes the following:
- a CDS encoding HNH endonuclease, which produces MKELKELNLSEKEKKDFKWWLDSGLKEIYDYQENWKFVTDTSKKFTNPKVCCICGKPIKKIIKYKESSYCNKHYENMLYKGLIPKHNRRHPNEIRIYEGYCSILTKSNNGSITGEFFIDEESLLQVIKQHWRINTKTGYCVTHGATGYLHTFLLKAENGEIIDHIDRNKVNNRLSNLRSVPQRFNNINYTIQKNNTTGFIGLTYLKASNKYVVKINIDGVNKNIGSYSPIEEALKVRLNAEVKYYGKYSPQKHLFKEYGIDDSHILYDEDIIYKRPCDMFLKKALEIYKMYIK